The following is a genomic window from Hymenobacter gelipurpurascens.
GGCTGTCAGGTTGGTTTTCATGTATTCGAGCGGGGCCACTTCGCCTTCCGTGTTCTGGAAGCTCATTTCAATTTCGAGCTTAGTGTTGCGGAACTTCTGGTTGGGGTTGTTGGTGCCGCCCGTAAAGTTGGGCGTCGTCATGTGGTAGCGCACCACGCGGTAGGTATCAATATCAATCCAGATGGTGCCCTCCGACTGGTATTTGGTGAGCTCGGGGCGGGTGTTGAAGGCAATTTCCGCAATGCCGCCTTTGGTCGTATCGGCTCCGGACACGATGCCTTTCAGCTCCAGCTCGTAGTTTTTCACCACGTTGGGGCTCAGCAGCGCCAACGATTTGGTGGTATCGGCGTTGGCATCGTAGAGGCCGTACGACTTGGTGTAGAGCGAGAAGTTGCCGAAGTTGGTAATGGCCTGCTTGCCGGCGTAGCGGCCCTGCGCAATGGCAGTGCCCTCTATTCGGGCATTATTGGTCTTCACGTTCCAGACCACCTCCTGCAGTTCCGTGGGCTCGTTATCAATGCGCGTGATCTGGCGGTAAAACGCTTTGCCGAAGAACTTGCGGCGGTAGTTGCGCTGCACATTCCGGAAAGCCCGGTCCACGAGCTGGAAGGGGTAGCTGCCTACTTTCACCTCGGGCAGCACAATGGAAGCCGATGCTAGGCCTATCTCAATGGCCTGGGTGGCGCTGCTGATGCGGAGGGTATCGCGCAGGTGGCCTAGCTCAGAGGCAACCAGCGTTATGGGTAGCTTGCTCACATTCAGCGTAAACTCGCCTTCCATGTTGGTAGCCGTGCCGTTTCCGGTGCCGAGTACCGCTACACTGGCAAAGGGCAGCCGCTCCTTGGTTTCTTTATCAATGACCACGCCTTTCAGCTGTACCTGCGCCTGCGCAGCCGGCGCTAGACCTATCAGCAGCAAAAACACCGGCAGCAGCCAGCGCCGTAAAAAAGAAGATGCGGAAGTTTGGGCAGTAGCTTGCAAAACGGCCTGATGAGTTAGAAGATGAAACGGAAGACCCACGCAATAACGCCGGGCGGTGCCAGAGGCATATACCGCATCTGCAAAAGTAAGGCCGCTCTGCGTTGCGCGTCCGTTGTTTTGGGGTAGATAAGTGGCCTAGGCCACCTTTTTTACTTTAGCTCCTGGAAATACTGCTGATTATCTGCTCTTTTCCGGGGGAGCGTAACAGATACATAACGTGCTCTTT
Proteins encoded in this region:
- a CDS encoding carboxypeptidase-like regulatory domain-containing protein, with product MQATAQTSASSFLRRWLLPVFLLLIGLAPAAQAQVQLKGVVIDKETKERLPFASVAVLGTGNGTATNMEGEFTLNVSKLPITLVASELGHLRDTLRISSATQAIEIGLASASIVLPEVKVGSYPFQLVDRAFRNVQRNYRRKFFGKAFYRQITRIDNEPTELQEVVWNVKTNNARIEGTAIAQGRYAGKQAITNFGNFSLYTKSYGLYDANADTTKSLALLSPNVVKNYELELKGIVSGADTTKGGIAEIAFNTRPELTKYQSEGTIWIDIDTYRVVRYHMTTPNFTGGTNNPNQKFRNTKLEIEMSFQNTEGEVAPLEYMKTNLTATLVSGKDVTPLNVSSFTFFYDTNTTPTNIPYARVNLKDRDLEAIQSIKYDPAFWANNPVVRRTPVEDEVIASFEKKGAFGTMVKPAAKPNGRAANGRRE